The Methylomonas koyamae genome has a segment encoding these proteins:
- a CDS encoding type II secretion system F family protein, which produces MAEFVYTALDERGNETGGRIQADDAGSAAGQLRRRGLRVLELRPARGSGGFLGQANFSDWLASQRSVTTTALIFFFRQMSFMLHAGLPVAQALELAQAQLSNPRLNLTLRLMLKDIQAGQSLSSTMAKHKAVFPEMAVNLVVAGETTGDLDQIMERLAAHLDKKAALRAQTVNAMIYPAIVVLAAIGVGIFMVVKIIPKFSKFLLGKGKALPPSTQLLVDISDYVRLNGFYLAGGAAALVVLVLLVYQTRNGRLWIDRFLLRLPVIGSLLVTGSMAQMNWALSILLRSGVTVFDSLKITANLLGNRVYADQLHYASNLILEGRDIARSIEHPRMPPLVVQMVAVGEGTGALDEVLQELGIYYEKLLEIAIKRLSALIEPAMILVIGSMVGFVYYAFFQALFSLVSGR; this is translated from the coding sequence GGAATTGCGGCCGGCGCGCGGCAGCGGCGGCTTTCTGGGCCAGGCCAATTTCAGCGACTGGCTGGCCTCGCAGCGTTCGGTCACCACCACCGCGCTGATTTTTTTCTTCCGCCAAATGAGTTTCATGCTGCATGCCGGCCTGCCGGTGGCACAGGCGCTGGAACTGGCCCAGGCCCAGTTGAGCAATCCGCGGCTGAATTTAACCTTGCGCTTGATGTTGAAAGACATTCAGGCCGGCCAGTCGCTGTCGTCGACCATGGCCAAACACAAGGCGGTGTTTCCGGAAATGGCCGTCAACCTGGTGGTGGCCGGCGAAACCACCGGCGACCTGGACCAGATCATGGAACGGCTGGCGGCGCATCTGGACAAAAAAGCCGCCCTGCGGGCGCAAACCGTCAACGCGATGATTTACCCGGCCATCGTCGTGCTGGCGGCAATCGGCGTCGGCATTTTCATGGTGGTGAAAATCATCCCCAAGTTCAGCAAGTTTCTGTTGGGCAAGGGTAAGGCGCTGCCGCCGTCGACCCAGTTGCTGGTCGACATTTCGGACTACGTCCGCCTGAACGGGTTTTACCTGGCCGGCGGTGCGGCCGCCCTGGTGGTGTTGGTATTGCTGGTTTACCAGACCCGCAACGGCCGCTTGTGGATCGACCGTTTTCTGTTGCGGCTGCCGGTAATCGGTTCGCTGCTGGTGACCGGCTCGATGGCGCAGATGAACTGGGCGCTGTCGATTCTGCTGCGCAGCGGCGTCACGGTGTTCGATTCGTTGAAGATTACCGCCAACCTGCTCGGCAACCGGGTTTACGCCGACCAGTTGCACTACGCTTCGAACCTGATTCTGGAAGGCCGCGACATTGCCCGCAGCATCGAGCATCCGCGCATGCCGCCGCTGGTGGTGCAGATGGTCGCGGTCGGCGAAGGCACCGGCGCGTTGGACGAGGTGTTGCAGGAACTGGGGATTTATTACGAAAAACTGCTGGAAATCGCGATCAAGCGTTTGTCGGCTTTGATCGAACCGGCAATGATTCTGGTGATCGGCTCGATGGTCGGCTTTGTCTATTATGCCTTCTTTCAGGCCTTATTCTCTTTGGTATCGGGGCGTTAA